The following proteins are encoded in a genomic region of Methylobacterium tardum:
- a CDS encoding alpha/beta hydrolase fold domain-containing protein, producing MAKNAERAAWAAVATGIVSLGLFGWSRTSGVSVRARLINDVVLPLSGMKRRARDGHDLRRQIALHRRVEPARPSARLRRKFAIDTFMVDGVEVFEVRPRVGGSDATILYLHGGAWVFDVLAPHWWIVEALIDRVGARVVVPRYPLAPESTWRDTYAFLDRLLDSHLITERERLIIAGDSAGGCLSVGMAQRLRARGGALPAGLLLFSPALDLTFSDPRVLAIEPHDPMLAVPGCRAAGRLWAAGTPLDDPRVSPLYGPLDDLPPVAIFTGTRDLLHPDATRLHERLARSRTSVALHSYKDLCHVFVASPIPEAARALDQAGLFIRDCLSLDRA from the coding sequence GTGGCGAAGAATGCGGAACGAGCGGCCTGGGCGGCTGTGGCGACCGGGATTGTCTCTCTTGGACTGTTTGGCTGGTCGCGCACCTCCGGCGTCAGTGTCCGAGCCCGGCTGATCAACGATGTCGTGCTGCCGTTGAGCGGCATGAAGCGCAGGGCACGCGACGGTCACGACCTGCGCCGTCAGATCGCGCTTCACCGGCGCGTGGAACCCGCGCGTCCCTCGGCCCGCCTGCGCCGCAAGTTCGCCATCGACACGTTCATGGTCGATGGGGTCGAGGTCTTCGAGGTTCGGCCACGCGTCGGCGGGTCCGATGCCACGATCCTGTACTTGCACGGCGGCGCCTGGGTCTTCGACGTGCTCGCACCGCATTGGTGGATCGTCGAGGCTCTCATCGACCGCGTCGGCGCGCGAGTCGTCGTGCCGCGCTACCCGCTCGCTCCCGAGAGCACGTGGCGCGACACGTATGCCTTTCTCGATCGGCTGCTCGACTCGCATCTCATCACCGAGCGTGAGCGCCTGATCATCGCGGGCGATTCCGCGGGCGGTTGCCTGTCGGTGGGAATGGCCCAACGGTTGAGGGCACGGGGCGGCGCCCTGCCGGCGGGACTGCTGCTGTTCTCGCCCGCGCTGGATCTGACCTTCTCGGATCCGCGCGTTCTCGCCATCGAACCCCATGATCCGATGCTCGCAGTGCCGGGCTGCAGGGCGGCGGGGCGTCTGTGGGCCGCCGGTACGCCGCTGGACGATCCGCGGGTCAGCCCGCTCTACGGTCCGCTCGATGACCTGCCGCCGGTGGCGATCTTCACGGGGACGCGCGATCTCCTTCATCCGGACGCTACGCGGTTGCACGAACGTCTGGCGCGTTCACGGACATCCGTCGCGCTGCACAGCTATAAAGACCTGTGCCACGTGTTCGTCGCCTCGCCGATCCCGGAAGCGGCCCGCGCGCTCGACCAGGCCGGGCTCTTCATCCGCGACTGCCTATCGTTGGATCGGGCCTGA
- a CDS encoding HD domain-containing protein, whose translation MPTIFDAHTFALTAHAGQLDKGGEPCMRHLERVANAALARAGHARLVDGLDIDPMRVMQAALLHDVLEDTPRTPADLRAAGFGPDVIRTVLILTKPQARVAYSERIASLIEAGDFAAILVKMSDTEDNLCPSRIPPNATFLRERYATAFARLKEAATAAGYTGR comes from the coding sequence GTGCCGACGATCTTCGATGCTCATACCTTTGCCCTCACCGCGCATGCGGGCCAGCTTGATAAGGGCGGCGAACCCTGCATGCGGCACCTCGAACGCGTCGCGAATGCCGCCCTTGCCCGTGCCGGCCACGCCCGCCTGGTCGACGGATTGGACATCGACCCGATGCGAGTGATGCAGGCTGCGCTGCTGCATGATGTGCTGGAGGACACGCCGCGCACGCCCGCCGACCTTCGGGCCGCCGGATTCGGCCCGGATGTGATCCGGACCGTGCTGATCCTCACCAAGCCGCAGGCCCGTGTCGCCTATTCCGAGCGAATCGCCAGCCTGATCGAGGCCGGCGATTTCGCCGCGATCCTGGTGAAGATGTCGGACACCGAGGACAACCTTTGCCCGTCCCGCATCCCGCCGAATGCCACCTTCCTGCGCGAGCGCTACGCAACCGCCTTCGCGCGTCTCAAAGAGGCTGCGACGGCGGCGGGCTATACGGGACGCTAG
- a CDS encoding PRC-barrel domain-containing protein: MRRLVLATLAVAALAGPALAANEAPPTVAPKFETVPQDAVLSYNLIGLTVTDAQNNTVGEIKDLVIDHEKLTGYIVSVGGFLGMGERYVAVSPASIALGYDADAKKWKAIIGASKDQLKSAPEFKYDGKFKR, from the coding sequence ATGCGCCGCCTCGTCCTCGCTACCCTTGCAGTCGCCGCCCTGGCCGGACCGGCTCTTGCCGCCAACGAGGCGCCTCCGACGGTCGCGCCGAAGTTCGAGACCGTCCCGCAGGATGCCGTGCTGAGCTACAACCTGATCGGGCTCACCGTCACGGACGCGCAGAACAACACTGTCGGCGAGATCAAGGACCTCGTGATCGATCACGAGAAGCTCACCGGCTACATCGTCTCGGTCGGCGGCTTCCTCGGAATGGGCGAGCGCTATGTGGCGGTCTCGCCTGCCTCGATCGCACTCGGCTACGACGCCGATGCCAAGAAGTGGAAGGCCATCATCGGGGCCAGCAAGGACCAGCTGAAGTCCGCCCCCGAGTTCAAGTACGACGGCAAGTTCAAGCGCTGA
- a CDS encoding DMT family transporter: protein MVAESSGATLSAAGSPGAWIDGLIGVSIFSASLVATRLALTGMDALFLSAARAALAGLAGASALLAFRQKRPARRDVPSLVIVACGVVVGFPLLTALALRTVGAAHGTVFVGLLPLATALFGALRSGERPSLAFWLLSLVGALITVGFAARGLDGPPGPGDSLMLAAVLVCGLGYAEGGVLARRLGGWQVIAWATVLSLPLSLPLALVLSPADPAAIPMPAWVGLAYVALFSMLIGFVFWYRALARGGIATIGQLQLLQPFLGLGIAALVLGERIEPAMIGAAIAVASCVALARRLA, encoded by the coding sequence ATGGTGGCCGAGAGTTCGGGCGCGACTTTGTCCGCGGCAGGCAGTCCGGGCGCTTGGATCGACGGCCTGATCGGCGTCTCCATCTTCAGCGCGTCGCTCGTGGCCACGCGCCTCGCCCTGACCGGCATGGACGCGTTGTTCCTTAGCGCGGCCCGGGCGGCTTTGGCGGGGCTTGCCGGAGCGAGTGCCCTGCTCGCCTTCCGGCAGAAGCGGCCGGCACGCCGTGATGTCCCGTCGCTCGTCATCGTGGCCTGCGGTGTCGTGGTCGGCTTTCCGCTGCTGACCGCGCTGGCTCTGCGGACCGTCGGCGCCGCGCACGGAACGGTCTTCGTCGGCCTGCTGCCGCTCGCCACCGCGCTTTTCGGCGCCCTCCGTTCGGGCGAGCGCCCGTCGCTCGCGTTCTGGCTGCTGTCGCTGGTCGGCGCGCTGATCACGGTGGGCTTCGCGGCGCGCGGGCTCGACGGCCCGCCAGGCCCCGGCGACAGCCTCATGCTCGCCGCGGTCCTGGTCTGCGGCCTCGGCTACGCGGAAGGCGGGGTCCTGGCGCGCCGCCTTGGCGGCTGGCAGGTGATCGCCTGGGCGACCGTGCTGTCGCTGCCGTTGAGCCTGCCGCTGGCGCTGGTCCTGAGCCCGGCCGACCCGGCCGCGATCCCGATGCCGGCCTGGGTCGGCCTCGCCTACGTGGCGCTGTTCAGCATGCTCATCGGTTTCGTGTTCTGGTACCGGGCCTTGGCGCGGGGCGGCATCGCGACCATCGGTCAGCTCCAGCTGCTCCAGCCCTTCCTCGGGCTCGGCATCGCGGCCCTCGTGCTCGGCGAGCGCATCGAGCCCGCGATGATCGGCGCCGCGATCGCGGTCGCGTCCTGCGTCGCGCTGGCGCGGCGCCTGGCCTGA
- a CDS encoding nitroreductase family protein translates to MTATLDLLKTRRSVPPPLLDGPGPDRTQLETILSAASRVPDHGKLAPWRFIVIAGEARERLGEIIAQTYAADNPEAAPDRLAQERSRLTHAPLAIAVVSRAGPHVKIPEWEQVLSAGAATMNLVIAANAAGFATSWLTEWFAYDRRVLDALGLAPTEKLAGFVHIGRAREVPSDRPRPALADIVTYL, encoded by the coding sequence ATGACCGCCACCCTCGACCTCCTGAAGACCCGCCGCTCCGTGCCGCCGCCGCTGTTGGACGGCCCCGGTCCGGACCGCACGCAGCTGGAGACGATCCTGAGTGCGGCCTCGCGGGTGCCGGACCACGGCAAGCTGGCGCCCTGGCGCTTCATCGTGATCGCCGGCGAGGCCCGTGAGCGACTCGGCGAGATCATCGCCCAGACCTACGCGGCGGACAATCCGGAGGCGGCGCCCGATCGTCTCGCACAGGAGCGCAGCCGCCTGACGCACGCGCCGCTGGCGATCGCCGTCGTGTCGCGGGCGGGACCGCACGTGAAGATCCCCGAATGGGAACAGGTCCTCTCCGCGGGGGCCGCCACCATGAACCTTGTCATCGCCGCGAACGCCGCCGGCTTCGCCACCTCCTGGTTGACTGAGTGGTTCGCCTACGACCGCCGCGTGCTCGATGCGCTGGGCCTAGCGCCGACCGAGAAGCTCGCCGGGTTCGTGCATATCGGCCGGGCCCGCGAAGTGCCGTCCGATCGACCGCGGCCGGCGCTCGCCGACATCGTCACGTATCTCTGA
- a CDS encoding flavin reductase family protein: protein MHYDLEAPRDARALPHNPLKAIVAPRPIGWISAMNRAGQLNLAPYSFFNAVADNMVAFSSSGRKDAMTFAEDGAEFVCSLATWDLRDGMNDSSAPLPRGQSEFAFANLETAPSQKVRPPRVAASPAALECRWLQTVPLVPLGGGEPDNFLVIGQVVSIYVDERYVKDGMVDTAAMHPIMRGGYFDYFHATADTRFQMRRPKGAGEFAGS, encoded by the coding sequence GTGCACTACGATCTTGAGGCCCCGCGCGACGCGCGCGCGCTGCCACACAATCCGCTCAAGGCCATCGTGGCACCGCGGCCGATCGGCTGGATCAGCGCCATGAATCGCGCCGGTCAGCTCAACCTCGCGCCGTACTCATTCTTCAACGCCGTGGCCGACAACATGGTCGCGTTCTCGTCCTCGGGCCGCAAGGACGCGATGACTTTCGCCGAGGACGGCGCCGAATTCGTCTGCAGCCTCGCGACCTGGGACCTGCGCGACGGGATGAACGATTCCTCCGCGCCGCTGCCGCGCGGCCAGAGCGAATTCGCCTTCGCCAACCTCGAGACCGCGCCCTCGCAGAAGGTGCGTCCGCCCCGGGTGGCGGCCTCGCCGGCGGCGTTGGAATGCCGATGGCTCCAGACCGTGCCGCTCGTTCCGCTCGGGGGCGGGGAGCCGGACAACTTTCTCGTCATCGGCCAAGTCGTGTCGATCTATGTCGACGAACGCTACGTGAAGGACGGCATGGTCGATACCGCGGCCATGCATCCGATCATGCGCGGCGGCTATTTCGACTACTTCCACGCCACCGCAGACACGCGGTTCCAGATGCGCCGGCCGAAGGGCGCGGGCGAGTTCGCCGGGTCCTGA
- a CDS encoding lytic transglycosylase domain-containing protein, which yields MFLFTTPSSPPESPPSQARAPSGSTASGPVVQAIRDGATASGVGFDYLLATARRESSLDPTAKAGTSSATGLFQFIEQTWLGVMKNAGPRLGLQAQADAITRQADGTYTVTDAGQRQAILDLRRDPKVSATLAGALTQQNAEALSGALGREPTAGDLYAAHVLGAKGAAALISTARAFPERAAALDLPDAAAANRALFYDRAGRPRSAAELYASLSAAAQGAAATDITALRQDSAPATQAVSAYASAATAFGGSSDLRSLFQTGQRGAVSDAAARLWQARNSAQPTAHAEPTYFPRSDSDAPARVTAPDPDVTGALPAIAATPPGTALTNPPLPPRRPAEFAASNAMTGGRTSLFAPRSGP from the coding sequence ATGTTCCTATTCACCACGCCGTCCAGCCCTCCGGAAAGCCCGCCTTCCCAGGCGCGGGCGCCGTCAGGCTCGACCGCTTCCGGACCGGTCGTCCAGGCGATCCGCGACGGCGCGACGGCGAGCGGCGTGGGGTTCGACTACCTCCTCGCCACGGCAAGGCGGGAATCGTCCCTCGATCCCACCGCGAAGGCCGGGACATCCTCGGCCACCGGGCTGTTTCAGTTCATCGAGCAGACCTGGCTCGGCGTGATGAAGAATGCCGGGCCGCGGCTCGGCCTCCAGGCGCAGGCCGACGCCATCACGCGCCAGGCGGACGGAACCTATACGGTCACGGATGCGGGCCAGCGGCAGGCCATCCTCGATCTGCGCCGCGATCCGAAGGTCTCCGCGACGCTCGCCGGCGCACTGACGCAGCAGAATGCCGAAGCGCTCTCCGGCGCCCTCGGCCGGGAGCCGACCGCGGGCGACCTCTACGCGGCGCACGTCCTGGGCGCCAAAGGAGCCGCGGCCCTGATCTCGACGGCCCGCGCGTTTCCTGAGCGCGCCGCCGCCCTCGATCTTCCGGACGCGGCGGCCGCCAACCGCGCGCTGTTCTACGACCGCGCGGGACGACCGCGCAGCGCGGCGGAACTCTACGCCAGCCTCTCGGCGGCCGCCCAGGGGGCAGCGGCCACCGATATCACCGCCCTGCGCCAGGACAGCGCCCCGGCCACACAGGCCGTCTCGGCCTATGCCAGCGCCGCCACGGCGTTCGGCGGCAGCTCCGACCTGCGCAGCCTGTTCCAGACCGGTCAGCGCGGGGCCGTGTCGGATGCCGCCGCGCGGCTCTGGCAGGCGCGCAACAGCGCTCAGCCCACCGCGCACGCCGAGCCAACCTACTTCCCGCGCTCCGACTCGGACGCGCCTGCGCGCGTCACCGCTCCCGATCCCGACGTGACCGGCGCGCTTCCCGCGATCGCGGCGACGCCGCCCGGGACCGCGCTCACCAATCCGCCGCTGCCGCCCCGCCGCCCGGCGGAGTTCGCCGCGAGCAATGCCATGACCGGCGGCAGGACCAGCCTGTTCGCCCCCCGGAGCGGTCCATGA
- a CDS encoding DUF2336 domain-containing protein, protein MIIREFLTRTQNGSANHRAEAAAVLARTYLYGNLTADEAWETKTALLTILDDPSPVVRRALAETCAASARTPRPLVVALSCDVPEVARLVLARSPVLTDADLVDAAALGDETTRAVIAARHHLTHAVSGALAEIGEPHILVVLARNPTAKITAGRMLRMLERHGDDAALREALLTRADLPPEVRHAIGLAVADALSDFVTHRGWLGAERCDRLSREAGERVALEACGGAGAAAVARLVAHLRTTHQLTAGLILRAVLSGRIDFALAALADLSGQDHAGVARAMRDPRSFADLHARAGLHDALLPAMQAAVSAWQAVSRRPAANRGAGLSRQIIECAISACDDLPGPDMHPVRALLNRYEAEAARDEAREVARAIAAEALARENARRDAQAADAAWRAALDSQRRTEFAPSAGEAEIIPVAEIVATAAAAEPQNPVGAILEALPDQILAWYRTDEPEMDPETQAATDAVLDGLGESLLDHFRASQDSAAPAAEAAEPDSVVKIAA, encoded by the coding sequence ATGATCATCCGCGAGTTCCTGACCCGGACCCAGAACGGCTCGGCCAACCACCGCGCCGAAGCCGCGGCGGTCCTGGCGCGGACCTATCTCTACGGCAATCTCACGGCCGACGAGGCGTGGGAAACCAAGACCGCGCTGCTGACGATTCTGGACGATCCGTCGCCGGTGGTCCGTCGCGCCCTGGCCGAGACCTGTGCCGCCTCCGCCCGGACGCCGCGCCCCCTGGTGGTCGCGCTGTCCTGCGACGTGCCCGAGGTCGCGCGGCTCGTGCTGGCGCGCTCGCCGGTGCTGACCGATGCGGATCTCGTGGATGCCGCGGCCCTCGGCGACGAGACGACGCGTGCGGTGATCGCGGCCCGCCACCACCTGACGCATGCCGTCTCGGGAGCGCTCGCCGAGATCGGTGAACCGCACATCCTCGTGGTTCTCGCGCGCAATCCCACGGCCAAGATCACCGCCGGCCGGATGCTGCGCATGCTGGAGCGGCACGGCGACGACGCCGCCCTGCGCGAGGCTCTGCTGACCCGGGCCGACCTGCCGCCGGAGGTCCGCCACGCGATCGGCCTCGCGGTGGCGGACGCCCTGTCCGACTTCGTGACGCACCGCGGCTGGCTCGGAGCCGAGCGCTGCGACCGCTTGAGCCGCGAGGCTGGCGAGCGCGTTGCGCTCGAGGCCTGCGGGGGCGCGGGAGCGGCCGCCGTGGCTCGGCTCGTCGCCCATCTGCGCACCACCCATCAGCTCACGGCCGGGCTGATCCTGCGCGCCGTCCTGTCCGGTCGGATCGACTTCGCCCTGGCAGCGCTTGCCGACCTGTCGGGCCAGGATCATGCCGGGGTCGCCCGGGCCATGCGCGATCCGCGCAGCTTCGCCGACCTTCACGCGCGGGCCGGCCTGCACGACGCACTCCTGCCGGCGATGCAGGCGGCGGTCTCGGCTTGGCAGGCAGTCAGTCGCCGCCCGGCCGCAAACCGCGGCGCCGGCCTATCGCGGCAGATCATCGAATGCGCGATCAGCGCTTGCGACGACCTGCCCGGGCCGGACATGCATCCGGTCCGCGCGCTGCTGAACCGGTATGAGGCAGAGGCCGCCCGCGACGAGGCCCGCGAGGTCGCGCGGGCCATCGCCGCGGAGGCGCTCGCGCGGGAGAACGCCCGTCGTGATGCCCAGGCGGCCGACGCCGCGTGGCGCGCCGCCCTGGACAGCCAGCGCCGGACCGAATTCGCGCCCTCGGCGGGCGAGGCGGAGATTATCCCGGTAGCGGAGATCGTGGCCACTGCAGCGGCCGCGGAACCCCAGAATCCGGTCGGCGCGATCCTCGAGGCTCTGCCGGACCAGATCCTGGCTTGGTACAGGACCGACGAGCCGGAGATGGATCCGGAGACGCAGGCGGCCACCGATGCGGTGCTCGACGGGCTCGGCGAGAGCCTGCTCGATCACTTCCGCGCCAGCCAGGACTCCGCCGCACCGGCGGCGGAGGCCGCCGAGCCCGACAGCGTGGTGAAGATCGCCGCCTGA
- a CDS encoding acyl-CoA dehydrogenase family protein, protein MTENEARGERIAPHPPELASPWRTDMRMALQDEARTFARDTVLPLADELDRQKGEMPRTLIDAMAEKGWFGITIPEQQGGLGLGVFEYCLVSEELARAWLSVGSILARGQGLGTQTLDPKRRADLLRRSARGQWIGSISLSEPDAGSDLAGVQTRAVRDGDVWRLTGTKRWAGFAKGANFVEVLARTRDPEPGESRSAGLEPFLVIKERDSFPPGMTGRVIDKIGYHGFETFELTLEDVRVPESDRLTGLYGDQGADADSGGFAAVQRGLNIARVHTAARAVGVARAAVEDSQAYLQERVQFGHPIGDFQALRFALADMAAEVAQARAFWHQVAHLLDQGEPAESESAMVKLLATEMAVRVTNQAMQLHGGNGYTTERRVERYWRDARLTTIFEGTSEIQRRIISDRMLPRAKT, encoded by the coding sequence ATGACCGAGAATGAGGCTCGGGGCGAACGGATCGCGCCGCATCCGCCGGAACTCGCCTCGCCGTGGCGGACCGACATGCGGATGGCGCTTCAGGACGAGGCCCGGACCTTTGCCCGCGACACGGTGCTCCCGCTGGCCGATGAGCTGGATCGGCAAAAGGGCGAGATGCCCCGGACGCTGATCGACGCTATGGCCGAGAAGGGCTGGTTCGGCATCACGATTCCGGAGCAGCAGGGCGGCCTGGGCCTCGGCGTGTTCGAGTACTGCCTCGTCTCGGAGGAGCTCGCGCGAGCCTGGCTCTCCGTCGGCAGCATCCTGGCGCGTGGCCAGGGGCTTGGGACGCAGACCCTCGATCCGAAGCGCCGCGCCGACCTGCTCCGGCGCTCCGCCCGCGGACAATGGATCGGATCGATCTCCCTGTCGGAGCCCGATGCCGGCTCCGACCTCGCCGGCGTTCAGACCCGGGCGGTGCGCGACGGCGACGTCTGGCGCCTGACGGGGACGAAGCGGTGGGCCGGTTTCGCCAAGGGCGCAAACTTCGTCGAGGTCCTGGCTCGGACCCGCGACCCAGAGCCCGGAGAATCGCGCTCGGCCGGCCTGGAGCCGTTCCTGGTGATCAAGGAGCGCGACAGCTTTCCTCCCGGCATGACCGGCCGGGTCATCGACAAGATCGGCTATCACGGCTTCGAAACCTTCGAGCTGACCCTCGAGGATGTCCGCGTGCCCGAGAGCGACCGGCTCACAGGCCTCTACGGCGACCAGGGCGCCGACGCCGATTCCGGCGGGTTCGCGGCGGTCCAGCGCGGCCTCAACATCGCCCGGGTCCACACCGCGGCGCGCGCCGTCGGAGTGGCGCGGGCGGCCGTGGAAGACAGCCAAGCCTACCTTCAGGAACGCGTCCAGTTCGGGCATCCGATCGGCGACTTCCAGGCCCTACGCTTCGCCCTGGCCGACATGGCCGCCGAGGTCGCGCAGGCCCGGGCCTTCTGGCACCAAGTCGCGCATCTCCTCGATCAGGGTGAGCCCGCCGAGAGCGAGTCGGCCATGGTGAAGCTGCTGGCCACCGAGATGGCGGTGCGCGTCACCAACCAGGCCATGCAGCTGCACGGCGGCAACGGCTACACCACCGAGCGCCGGGTCGAGCGCTACTGGCGTGATGCGCGGCTGACAACGATCTTCGAGGGCACGAGCGAGATCCAGCGGCGCATCATCAGCGACCGGATGCTGCCCCGGGCCAAGACCTGA
- a CDS encoding response regulator: MMQAEPHTDSFAMTAPATPHILVVEDDREISALIARYLRGNDCRVTLAGDGTDMDRALAESRIDLIVLDLMLPGEDGLSLCKRLRGSSQIPILILTAKSEDVDRILGLELGADDYLAKPFNPRELLARIRAILRRVAAEAPDTDERRRLHFSGWTLDVSLRQVLSPEGARISITGAEFDLLHALCLRPGRVLSRDQLLDLTQGRTAGPFERSIDVLISRIRQKIERDTRNPEFIRTIRSGGYLFTPEVTRS, from the coding sequence ATGATGCAGGCCGAACCGCACACAGATTCCTTCGCGATGACTGCTCCGGCAACACCCCACATCCTCGTGGTCGAGGACGATCGGGAGATTTCGGCCCTGATCGCGCGCTATCTGCGGGGCAACGATTGCCGCGTCACGCTGGCGGGCGACGGGACCGACATGGACCGCGCCCTCGCGGAATCCCGCATCGATCTGATCGTCCTGGACCTGATGCTTCCGGGCGAGGATGGCCTGAGCCTGTGCAAGCGACTGCGCGGTTCCTCGCAGATCCCGATCCTGATCCTCACGGCAAAGTCCGAGGATGTGGACCGGATCCTCGGCCTGGAACTCGGGGCCGACGATTACCTCGCCAAGCCGTTCAACCCGCGGGAGCTGCTCGCCCGCATCCGCGCGATTCTGCGTCGGGTCGCTGCCGAGGCGCCCGATACGGACGAGCGCCGGCGCCTGCATTTCTCCGGCTGGACGCTCGATGTCTCCCTTCGGCAGGTCCTCTCGCCCGAGGGGGCGCGAATCTCCATCACGGGCGCCGAGTTCGACCTCCTCCACGCACTGTGCCTGCGCCCGGGTCGCGTCCTGTCCCGTGATCAGCTTCTCGATCTCACGCAGGGGCGCACGGCGGGCCCGTTCGAGCGCAGCATCGACGTGCTGATCTCGCGCATTCGGCAGAAGATCGAGCGTGATACCCGCAATCCCGAGTTCATCCGCACGATCCGCTCGGGCGGGTACCTGTTCACGCCCGAGGTGACGCGCTCATGA
- a CDS encoding ATP-binding protein, whose protein sequence is MTALRRLRLRLRPTTIAGQIALLVVAGIAVAHVVATIAFLLLHEPQNPDELPGVAASRLGTLARLLDAVDPAARPALLASGHSLPLIRVESWDGTVPPGAKPVPDLPVIHRLRNGAGRPVTITDLSDGDPEQTRSPARLHIGIVTPAGAMLQATLPNDPLRTPKQGALIFTVVFLALTLALLSVWATRALTAPLKRLAGAAEAFGTRDDHVALPEAGPREVLAVSRALDRMRSRVRRLIDDRTQMLAAISHDLRTPITRLRLRAEFIEDDTARAATLRDLDQMNGLVETALSFVRDGQTRDTGSHSLVDLASVVQTVCDDFSDFGAPVSVGRSRHVLVQGRPEELQRAVTNLVDNAIKYGGRAEVHMDASERGVRVCVLDQGPGIPEAEREAMLQPFVRGDRARNLNEASGFGLGLSIVQAIVEAHNGRLTLENRREGGLCAAIELPLAAQTFAGRREQKLAPMPAEAA, encoded by the coding sequence ATGACAGCGCTGCGACGCTTGCGCCTCCGGCTGCGACCGACGACGATCGCGGGCCAGATCGCGCTTCTAGTGGTCGCCGGCATCGCGGTCGCGCACGTCGTCGCGACCATCGCGTTTCTGCTGCTGCACGAGCCACAGAATCCCGACGAGCTGCCCGGCGTGGCGGCGAGCCGCCTGGGCACGCTGGCGCGGCTCCTCGATGCGGTGGACCCGGCCGCCCGGCCCGCACTCCTGGCGAGCGGTCACAGCCTGCCGCTGATCCGTGTCGAGAGCTGGGACGGGACGGTGCCGCCCGGCGCGAAACCTGTTCCCGACCTTCCCGTCATCCATCGCCTACGCAACGGCGCCGGGCGGCCTGTGACGATTACGGACCTGTCGGACGGCGACCCGGAACAGACCCGCTCGCCGGCGCGGCTGCATATCGGCATCGTCACCCCGGCCGGGGCGATGCTCCAGGCGACGCTGCCCAATGACCCGCTGCGGACGCCGAAGCAGGGTGCGCTGATCTTCACCGTCGTGTTCCTGGCGCTGACCCTGGCCCTGCTCAGCGTCTGGGCGACCCGCGCCCTGACGGCCCCGCTGAAGCGGCTGGCCGGCGCGGCCGAGGCGTTCGGAACCCGTGACGATCACGTCGCGCTGCCGGAGGCGGGTCCCCGCGAGGTGCTGGCGGTCTCCCGGGCCCTCGACCGGATGCGCTCGCGGGTTCGCCGGCTGATCGATGACCGGACACAGATGCTCGCGGCGATCAGCCACGATCTGCGCACGCCGATCACGCGGCTGCGCCTGCGGGCGGAGTTCATCGAGGACGACACCGCCCGGGCCGCCACCCTGCGCGACCTGGACCAGATGAATGGTCTGGTGGAGACCGCGCTGTCCTTCGTCCGCGACGGCCAGACCCGGGATACCGGCAGCCACAGCCTCGTGGATCTCGCCTCGGTGGTTCAGACCGTCTGCGACGATTTCTCGGATTTCGGTGCGCCGGTGAGCGTCGGCCGCAGCCGGCACGTCCTGGTCCAGGGCCGCCCGGAGGAATTGCAGCGCGCGGTGACCAACCTCGTGGACAACGCGATCAAGTATGGCGGCCGCGCCGAGGTCCACATGGACGCCTCCGAGCGCGGCGTCCGCGTCTGCGTGCTCGATCAGGGCCCGGGCATACCCGAGGCTGAGCGCGAGGCCATGCTCCAGCCGTTCGTGCGCGGCGACCGGGCCCGGAACCTCAACGAGGCGAGCGGCTTCGGCCTGGGCCTCTCGATCGTCCAGGCCATCGTCGAGGCCCATAACGGGCGGCTCACCCTCGAGAACCGGCGCGAGGGCGGCCTCTGCGCCGCGATCGAGCTGCCCCTGGCCGCCCAGACCTTCGCCGGCCGGCGGGAGCAGAAGCTCGCGCCGATGCCGGCCGAGGCGGCCTGA